TCCGCCGCGTCGAAGTCGGCGCCGGGCACGGCGATGCTGCGGCGGAACGTGCCGTAGCTGCGCTCGTAGGCACGATAGCCGTTGGCCTCCTGCGTGCGCTCGACTTCGCGCTTGCCGCTGATGACGACCGTGTCGCCCACGACGGTCACCTCGATGTCCTTTTCATCGACGCCGGGCATGTCGGCGCGAAGGATGTACGCCTCGTCCGTCTCCTCGACGTCGAACGCCGGGGTGAACGCGCGCGGTGCGCTCACGTCGTCAAACAGCCGCGGGAACGACGTGTCGAACAGGGACGGCATCGCGGTGTTGAAGAAGCGGTCCACCATTTCGAACGGATCACGGTAACGGATCAGGCTCGTCATCGTCGCCACCTCCTTTCCCGGGCGGCGGGCCGGGCCGCGGAGACCCGGCCCACGCCGCCCGTAGCGTTCTCTTTTCGCTCGGAAATGTAAGCACGGGCACGAAGCGCGCAAGCCCTCCGCCGTGCGTTTCGCGCCCGGTCCACTTTCGGCGCAACCGTCGGCCCGCGCCGCCGATACCGGGGACGTTCCCACCCACGCCACCGGAGATTCGCCATGTTCCGAATGACCTCGACCATCGCTTGTTCCGCGTGCATCCTGCTGGCCCTCGCCGGCTCGGCCGGCGCCCAGGCCTATCCGCCCCCGCCGCCGGGCAATCCGGCCGCCGGCGCGCCCGTAGCCGCCGCCCGCACGTGGTACGTGTCCGGCAGCGTCGGCGGCGGGCGCATCTCCGACGGCGAGGAGGGGCGCGACGCCGGCAGTCTCGCGCTGCGCGGGGGCGCCTTCGTCAGCCCGCGCGTCGCCCTCGCGCTGGACCTGCAACTGAGCGTCCATCGCGAGGTGCGCCAGGGCGTCGACGTCGACTACTCGTTCTCGTCGGTGGGCGCCGTGGCGCTGGGCTTCGTGCATCCGCGCGTCTACGGGCTCGGCGGACTCAGCCTTCAAAGGTTGCGCGTGGAGGCCGACGGCGACACGTTCTTCGAAACGGACGACCGTGTCGGCGTCGTGCTCGGAGGCGGCGTCGAGGTGCTTCAGGGCCCGTCGTTCGCCCTGATCGTCGAGCTGCGCGGGCACGGCGCGTCGTTCGACGGCGACACCCTGACCGCGGCGTCGCTGGCGATCGGCGCCGCCTGGTTCTGACGGCGTCCCGGCGTCGGCCCGCCGGTGCCAGCTCGCCACCTTCCCCTCCCTTCGCGGCCGCGCCCGGGCGGTGCCGGCGTTCCACGAGCTCCTCCCTCGGAACCGCCCGGCGCGCGGCCGTTTTTCGTCCCGCCGCCGCCCGCCGCCGGGCAGCGGCGGCCCGCATTTCGGCTTGACACGCCGCGTCAGTGCGGTACGACCGCGCCATGGCAGACAACGCACCCCGCGTCGCGATCGTCGCGGGCCTCCGCACGCCCTTCTGCAAGATGGGCACGGCGTTCAAGGACCTGTCGGCGCTCGACCTGGGCGCCACGGTCGTGGCCGAGCTGCTCGCCCGGGCCGGCGTGTCGCCGCGTGACATCCAGCGCGTGGTCTACGGCCAGGTCGTGCCCTCGCTGTCGGCGCCGAACATCGCCCGCGAGATCGTGCTCAACACCGGCATGCCGCGCGACACCGACGCCTACAGCGTGTCGCGCGCGTGCGCCACCAGCTACCAGTCGGTCGCCGACGTGGCGCAAGCGATCCTCGCCGGCGAGATCGACTGCGGCATCGCGGGCGGCGCCGACAGCGCGTCCGACGTGCCGATCGCGGTGTCCAAGCCGCTGGCGGAGGCCCTCGTCCGCCTCAACGCGGCGCGCACCGTCGCGGACCGGCTGCGCGCGTTTCGCGACGTGAGCGTGCGGGACCTGTTGCCGCAGCCGCCGGCGCTGCGCGAGCCGTCGACCGGCCTGACCATGGGCGAGTCGGCGGAGAAGATGGCGAAGGAAAACCGCATCTCGCGCGCCGCGCAGGACGAGTTCGCCCACCGCAGCCACACGCTCGCCGCGCGCGCGTGGGCCGAGGGCAAGTTCGACGCGGAGGTCATGACGGTGTACGTGCCGCCGACGTACGACACCGCCGTGCGGCGCGACAACCTGGTGCGCGACGACTCGCAGCTCGACCGCTACGCGAAGCTCAAGCCGGTGTTCGACAAGCGCCACGGGACGATCACCGCGGGCAACAGCTCGCCGCTCACCGACGGCGCCTCCGCGCTGCTGCTGATGCGCGAGGACAAGGCGCGCGCCCTCGGGCTCGAGCCGCTGGGGCGGATCGTGAGCTGGGCGTTCGCCGCGCTCGACCCGGCCGGCCAGATGTTGATGGGGCCGGCGTACGCGACGCCGCGCGCACTCGACCGCGCCGGCATGACGCTCGCCGACGTGGATCTGATCGACATGCACGAGGCGTTTGCCGCACAGGTGCTGTCCAACACGCAGGCGTTCGAGTCGCGCCAGTGGGCGCGCGACCACCTCGGCCGCGACGAGGCGATCGGCGCGATCGACTGGGATCGGTTCAACGTCAACGGCGGATCGATCGCCATCGGCCACCCGTTCGCCGCGACCGGCGCGCGCCAGATCGCGCAAACGCTTCACGAGCTGCGCCGCCGGGGCAAATCCGTCGGACTGTGCACCGCGTGCGCAGCCGGCGGCCTCGGCGCCGCGATGATCCTGGAGGTGGCGCAATGACCTCGACCCCCCGCGCTCTCACGCTCGACAAGCGCGCCGACGGCATCGCCGTCGTCACGTTCGACGTGCCCGGCGACTCGGTCAACACGCTGCAGGCGACGTTCGCGGACGACTTCGCCGAGGTGTTCGCCAAGATCGAGGCCGACGACGCCATCCGCGCCGTCGTGCTGCGCTCGGGCAAGAAGGACAACTTCGTCGCCGGCGCCAACATCGACATGCTTCGCCGGGCGGCGACGCCGGCGGACGCCGAGGCCCTGTCGCGATCGGGCCAGCGCGCGATGCAGCGCATCGAGGATCTGCGCGTGCCGGTCGTCGCGGCGATACACGGCGCGTGCCTCGGCGGCGGCCTCGAACTCGCGATGGCGTGCCACGCGCGCGTCGCATCCGACAGCCGCAAGACCCAGCTCGGCCAGCCGGAGGTCAAACTCGGGCTGTTGCCCGGCGCCGGCGGCACCCAGCGGCTGCCGCGGCTCGTCGGCGTGCAGGCCGCCCTCGACCTGATGCTCACCGGCAAGTCGCTGCGCGCGGGCAAAGCGCGGTCGCTCGGCCTCGTCGACGACGTCGTGCCGGAGCCGATTCTCGTGGACGTCGCCATCGACATGGCGCGCGCGCTGGCCGACGCGCCGGAGCCCGACCGCGGCGCGCTCGCGCGGGTCCGCGACGCCGTCCGCCACCTGCTGTCGACGGAGGATCTGCAAGCGCTCGCCCTCGAGGACAACCCGGTCGGCCGCAAGCTGCTGTTCGACCAGGCGCGCAAGAAGGTGCTCGCCCAGACGCACGGCAACTACCCCGCGCCCCTGGCGATCCTCGAGGTCGTCAAGACCGGCCTCGACAAGGGGCTGGACGCCGGCTACGAGGCCGAGGCCAAGGCGTTCGGGCGGCTCGTGGCGTCGCCCGAGGCCAAGCAGCTCATGGGCATCTTCTTCGCCACGCGCGCGCTCGAAAAGGACTCGGGCGTCGACGATCCGAGCGTGGAGCCGCGCCGCGTCGACAAGGTCGGCGTGCTCGGCGCCGGCCTGATGGGCGCGGGGATCGCGTACGTCAACAGCGCCGTCGCCGGTGTTCGCACGCGCATCAAGGACAAGGACGACGCGGGCGTCGGGCGCGGACTCGCGTACATTCGCGGCATCCACGACGAGCGCGTCGCCCGCCGGCGCAGCACGCCGCGCGAGCGCCTCGAGAAGATGGCGCTCATCACGGCGACGACCGACTACACCGGATTCGCCGACTGCGACGTCGTCATCGAGGCGGTGTTCGAGGACCTCGAACTCAAGCAGCGCGTGCTGCGGGACATCGAGGACATCGGCGGCGACGACGTCATCTTCGCGTCGAACACGTCCTCGATCCCGATCGCGCGCATCGCCGAGGCAAGCCGGCACCCCGAGACCGTCATCGGCATGCACTACTTCTCTCCGGTCCACAAGATGCCGCTGCTCGAGGTGATCGTCACCGACGCCACGGCGGACTGGGTGACCGCGACGTGCGTCGCCCTCGGAAAACGCCAGGGCAAGACCGTGATCGTCGTGCGCGACGGGACCGGGTTTTACACGTCGCGCATCCTCGGCCCGTACATGGCCGAGGCCGCGCAGCTGCTCGCCGCCGGCGTCCCGATCGACGACATCGACGCCGCGCTCATCCAGTTCGGCTTCCCGGTGGGGCCGATTGCGCTGCTCGACGAGGTTGGCATCGACGTCGCCCACAAGGTCGGCCAGATCGCCGCCGATGCTTTCGGCGACCGCATGCCACCCATGCAGGGCCTCGACGCGCTGATCGCGGACGGCCGCCACGGCCGCAAAAACGGCAAGGGCTTCTACCGCTACGACGTCCCCAAGAAGAAGGGCAAGCGGCCCGTGGACGACAGCGTGTACGCCGTGCTCGGGGTCGAGCCGCGCACCCGCATGGCGCCCGAGGAGATTGCCCGGCGATGCGCGCTGCAGATGGTCAACGAGGCGGCCTATTGCTTCGGCGACGGCATCCTGCGCTGCGCGCGCGACGGCGACATCGGCGCGGTGTTCGGACTCGGCTTCCCGCCGTTTCGCGGCGGTCCGTTCCGCTACGCGGACGCGCTCGGCATCGCCGCGCTCGTCGACCAGCTCGACCGCTACGCCGGCGAGTACGGCCCGCGGTGGGCGCCGGCGCCCGTGTTGCGCGACATGGCGGCGGCCGGGCAGACCTTCCACGGCCCCTCGGCCGCGCCGCCGCGCGCCGCAACCCGGCGAAAATCCGCGTGACAGCACCTGCCAGCCGCGTTTGACCGCAGCGGGGTTCCCGTGCGCGCGGCGCTCCTCTATGCTGCGCCCCGTCTCATCATTGCGAAAGGGGTCGCCTCATCATGCGTACGTTGACACTGCGTTCTTTCGTTCCCGCGCTTCTTCTCGCGCTGTCCCTCGCACCGGCCTGCGGCGGCGGCGGCGACGACGACGACATCGTCCTCCCCGACGCATCGGGCGGCGGCACGCCCGACGCGGGCGGCGGCGGTGGCACACCGGACGCATCGGCCGGCGGCACTGCCGAGGCCATCGGCCAGGCATGCACGTTCACTGGCGCTCTGCAGCAGAGCGACTGCCCGAACGGCTACCTGTGTGTCCAGTTCCAGGGCGGAACAGCCGCTTGGTGTACGAAGCAATGCGCAAGCATGGGCGACCCGACATGCAGCACGGGATACCCTGGTCCTGGCCTTTCGACCTGTTTGATCGGCGTCGACACCACAGGCGACAACATGCCCGACATCCAGTTGTGCGGCGTGATCTGCGAAGATCTTGTAAACGGCAGCATCTGCCCGAACTGTGATGGCACCTGCCCGGGTTCATTGATGTGCTCCGGCGAGGTGAACGGCAGTGGCGGCCAAGTCGTAGCAAAGGCTTGCCAATAGCTAAAAAAGCACGCCCCCATAATCGAACTGGCAAGGCCCGCATTCGTTGCGGGCCTTTTTTCGTGGCACGGGCGCGCGGTCCCACGGCGTGCAGTTCACCGCCCATAGGTCGCCCGGAAACCGCACGGGTCGCCAGCGCATCCCTGGACAGTCGAGCCGAAGTCGACAGAGCCGGCGAAGGCACCACCGACGACGACGGTGCCATCGCGCCCCGACCGCCACGGCCCGACAGCGATCGGACAGACGGCACCAGTACGATCGGCGATTCGGTGTCGGCGTCGGATCCGATGGCGCGGCACCAGCGATGATTGCCCGACGACGCGTCCAGGCTGACGACCAACCCGGTGCCGTTACCGCCCGAGTCCAGCAACAGGCAACCGCAGAAACTCGCGGCATCGTTGTACCCACCGAGCCAAACGAGGTTACCGCGTCCGTCGAGCACACCCGCTTCCCGACCCCCGACCCGCTTCCCGACCCCCGACCCGCTTCCTGAGCCCCGACCCGCTTCCTGAGCCCCGACCCGGGTCGATTTTCTCACGCAACAGCGAGCAGCCCGAGCCGATACTCGGTACACATGAGCCCCGACCCGGGTTCATGAGCCCCGACCCGGGTTGATTGTCGCGCGCAACCGCGAGCAGCCCGAGCCGATACCCGGCACGTGAGCGTGCCGCGACAGGTCCTGTCGGGCTCGACCTACCTGGTCACCCGCAGCTGTACCCAGCGTCCGTTCTGGCTTGAGACCCCCGCGCTCACCAACCCGATCGTCGCCTACTGCATCGCGTACGCGGCGACGCTCACCGGCGTCGAGCTGCACGCGCTCTGCGTGCTGTCGAACCACTGGCACGCCGTGTTGACCGACCCGGAAGGTCGGCTGCCCGAGTGCATGCACTGGGCCCACGAGCACATCGCCAGGTGCATCAACGCGTCGTACGGACGCCGGGAAGCGATGTGGTCTTCCTCGCCGCCGAGCGCCGTTCGGCTCGAG
The window above is part of the Deltaproteobacteria bacterium genome. Proteins encoded here:
- a CDS encoding Hsp20/alpha crystallin family protein, with amino-acid sequence MTSLIRYRDPFEMVDRFFNTAMPSLFDTSFPRLFDDVSAPRAFTPAFDVEETDEAYILRADMPGVDEKDIEVTVVGDTVVISGKREVERTQEANGYRAYERSYGTFRRSIAVPGADFDAAEATLDKGVLTVTLPKRAEAKPRKIPLKGIGSKVKGLFGKKDKAESAQAVA
- the fadJ gene encoding fatty acid oxidation complex subunit alpha FadJ; the protein is MTSTPRALTLDKRADGIAVVTFDVPGDSVNTLQATFADDFAEVFAKIEADDAIRAVVLRSGKKDNFVAGANIDMLRRAATPADAEALSRSGQRAMQRIEDLRVPVVAAIHGACLGGGLELAMACHARVASDSRKTQLGQPEVKLGLLPGAGGTQRLPRLVGVQAALDLMLTGKSLRAGKARSLGLVDDVVPEPILVDVAIDMARALADAPEPDRGALARVRDAVRHLLSTEDLQALALEDNPVGRKLLFDQARKKVLAQTHGNYPAPLAILEVVKTGLDKGLDAGYEAEAKAFGRLVASPEAKQLMGIFFATRALEKDSGVDDPSVEPRRVDKVGVLGAGLMGAGIAYVNSAVAGVRTRIKDKDDAGVGRGLAYIRGIHDERVARRRSTPRERLEKMALITATTDYTGFADCDVVIEAVFEDLELKQRVLRDIEDIGGDDVIFASNTSSIPIARIAEASRHPETVIGMHYFSPVHKMPLLEVIVTDATADWVTATCVALGKRQGKTVIVVRDGTGFYTSRILGPYMAEAAQLLAAGVPIDDIDAALIQFGFPVGPIALLDEVGIDVAHKVGQIAADAFGDRMPPMQGLDALIADGRHGRKNGKGFYRYDVPKKKGKRPVDDSVYAVLGVEPRTRMAPEEIARRCALQMVNEAAYCFGDGILRCARDGDIGAVFGLGFPPFRGGPFRYADALGIAALVDQLDRYAGEYGPRWAPAPVLRDMAAAGQTFHGPSAAPPRAATRRKSA
- the fadI gene encoding acetyl-CoA C-acyltransferase FadI, whose amino-acid sequence is MADNAPRVAIVAGLRTPFCKMGTAFKDLSALDLGATVVAELLARAGVSPRDIQRVVYGQVVPSLSAPNIAREIVLNTGMPRDTDAYSVSRACATSYQSVADVAQAILAGEIDCGIAGGADSASDVPIAVSKPLAEALVRLNAARTVADRLRAFRDVSVRDLLPQPPALREPSTGLTMGESAEKMAKENRISRAAQDEFAHRSHTLAARAWAEGKFDAEVMTVYVPPTYDTAVRRDNLVRDDSQLDRYAKLKPVFDKRHGTITAGNSSPLTDGASALLLMREDKARALGLEPLGRIVSWAFAALDPAGQMLMGPAYATPRALDRAGMTLADVDLIDMHEAFAAQVLSNTQAFESRQWARDHLGRDEAIGAIDWDRFNVNGGSIAIGHPFAATGARQIAQTLHELRRRGKSVGLCTACAAGGLGAAMILEVAQ